AGAACCGGGTAAAAAGATGCTTTTCATGGGCAATGAGATCGGGCAGTGGAGGGAATGGGATCATGACCAGTCCCTTGAATGGCATCTTTTGCAGTATGAAAACCACCAGAAGGTGCGGGATTATGTAAGTGAGCTTAACCGGGTATACCATCAGGAACCTGCCATGCATGAGGTGGATTTTTCACATACAGGTTTTGAGTGGATCGATTTCAGGGATGCTGACTCATCTGTTGTTTCGTTTTTACGCAGGGACAAAAAAGGGGGTATACTCCTTTTTGTATTTAATTTTACACCTGCTCCAAAAGTAAATTATCGAATTGGGGCCCCTGTTCATGGATTTTACAGGGAGATTATGAATTCCGATTCCAGGAATTTCGGAGGGTCGGACATGGGGCTAAAGGGTGGCATACACTCTGATAATATTGAATGGCATGGAAGGCCCTTTTCTCTGAATCTCATAATCCCGCCTCTTGCCATGCTTATTTTAAAACCGGACTGGAAATAGAGTTTTTTCATCAAACCGTGCTTGATTCCTTAATAAAAAAAGTATAAGAATAGAGGATTATTTTTAATGCCGGCTGCATTAGGGCTGGCCAAATGTCTAAATTCTGTTAATTTTATCTCACAGTATGTCTTATTAAAGGGGTATTGATGGAGGAGGTCAGCATTAAAAAATGTTACTTGATGACAGCATCCTGAACGACCTGGCGATTCTTGTTGTAGATGATGAACCGGATATTATCGAGACCATTGAAGATGAGCTTTACATGTGCTTCCTGCACAAAGCAAACGATTTCGAGACGGCCTGTGAGTACCTTTCTAAATATAACTATGACATAGTAATCCTCGATATCATGGGGGTAAACGGCTTTGAACTTCTGAAAAAATCGGTTTCAAAGGGTCTCCCTACTGTTATGCTGACTGCCCATGCCCTTACACCGGACGCATTAAAAAAGTCCATACAACTGGGCGCGGTATTTTTTCTTCCAAAGGAAACCCTTCCTGAACTGAGATTTTTCCTGGAAGAGCTTGTGGAAAACAAGTTTATGCCAAGCTGGATGACATTTTTTGAAAGGCTTGGTGTATATTTCAATAAATATTTTGGTCCAAACTGGAAAGAAAAGGACCAGTTTTTCAGGGAATTTGAAGAGAGTATTAAGATAAGCGAAAGCACAAAAAGTGAAGAGGATATATAAATCCTGACAGATTAACCATGCACACCGGATAATCTTTTGCCCGGCAGCATGCTCGACCAGTTATTATTTGATTTTGTTTACAGGGCCGGCTTGTGCATACCATTTCAGGTAAGAGCCATGGATCAGGTATTACTGCTCAGTATTTCATATGAACCTATAAAGGTGATAGACTGGAAAAGGGCTGTCACCATGCTTTTTTTAGGCAAGGTAGAGGTAATAGAGGAGTATCACACCAATATCCGCTCGGTAAGTTTTACCGTGAAACTCCCATCTGTCGTGAGGCTCCTTAACTCAGTTAAAAGAAACAATAAACCGGTGAAATTCTCCAGGCAGAATATCTATGCCCGTGACAGGTATAGATGCCAGTATTGCGGAGAAAAGTTTCAGGCAGAAGAGCTTACATATGACCACGTATTGCCCAAATCCAGGGGAGGCAGGACAGAATGGGCGAACATAGTTACATGCTGCATCGGCTGCAACCGAAAAAAGGGGGGGCGAACCCCAGGTGAGGCATCAATGAGGCTGATGAAAAAACCTGTCATGCCATCATGGGTGCCTGCAATAAGGATAACAATAGGCTTCAGGCATATCCCAAACACCTGGAGGGAGTACCTTTACTGGAATGTGGAGCTGGTGGAATGATAAAAACAGGTGCAGGGCTCAGGGCGCAAGGTTTAAGGGAATACAAAAGCCATGTCCCTTTGGGGTGCATGGCTTTTGTATTTTAAAAAAGAATTAAACCAGAAACACAGTCGGGATATCCCTTAATCTCGCGATGTCCATAATCTTCTCTTTCACATTAAAGCCCTTTGCACATGTTACCGTGCATGTATCACAGTCTTCACAGGCGATCTTTTTAATGTTCATTGAATCAAGGGTTATCCTGGCCATCTGCATGTTTTTATACCCGTGTGCGTACATATAACTGCGCATAAATGTCGGGATATGTTGCCCGGCCGGACACTGGGGTAGACACTCTTCACACTGGTAACACAATAACCCCGCCTTTTTATTAATATTGTTCAACAGGCTCCTCTCCGCTACAGTCATTTTCAGGTTGCTCATGACTGCAATGGTAGAATGAATCTGATCAAATGTCTGCCACCCGGGTATTATAGTGGTTACATTTTCATCCTCCAGTGACCATTTTATTGCAGCAGTAATCTCCTGTTCAGAGGCCTTTTTAGGTGGCCCGCCAAAGCCGCCGCCAACCACGCCTGCGACTGTTTTCATGCCGATTATGCCCAGCCCTGCCTTGGCCCCTTCTGCAATGGCCTTTTTAAGATCATCAATATTGGGGTAGGTCGGGTTGTAGGCAACAAGCGCCACATCATATGCCTTGCTTTCTATGGCGGCCCTGATAACTTCGGCCTGGTTCTGATGGGTTGAAACGCCTATAAAGCGTACCCTGCCCTCCTTTTTTACCTGTTTCATCGCCTCAAGATATGGTTCGAAAAGTGTTGTCTCCCTGCTGCCTGGTCCATGTAGGTAAAGGATATCAACATAATCCAGTCCTATACGTTTCATACCTTTATCAAATTCATTGATAAAGTCCTGTGGTTTAGCATTTTTGTTTAAGGTTCCGAACATGATCCCGGGCATGGATACCTTGGTTCCCAGCACAAATGAGTCCCTGGGTTTGTCCCTGAAAAAATCACCCAGCATGCCTTCGCTCCTTCCCTGGCCGTAGAGCGATGCCGTATCAAAGTGCTTTATACCTGCATTGTATGCAGCTTCTACCAGTTTCGGGTTCATGGTGTTCATTACACCCATGCTTATTATCGGGAGCTTAACCCCTGTATTGCCAAGGGTGCGGTAGATGAATTCCGGTTGTTTTTTTTCTTCAGCAGCGTAGACATTTCCTCTCATGACAGCAGGGAAGACAGATGCCCCTGCAAGACCAGCTATACTGTTTTTTAAAAATTTTCTGCGGTTTTTATCCATCATTATATTATCTCCTGTTTTAAAAAGGTTAATTGATCTATAAAGTACCCTGTTAAAGGGTTTATTTTAACCCTGATATTACCTGGTTGATTAACCCATGGTCTATCTTTGCATTATCAGGATTCAGTGCGCCAATAATATATTTCCCTGATACTGAGATCAACATCTTCCCCTGATACTGATCATCAACTTCATGTATGCCATCCTTTATGAGATCCTTTTTTATATTTGCGGCTTTCATGTATTCGTTCAAGGCCTTTTCAAGGGCAGCCCTGTCAGGTGTTTCAATAATAAACAGTTTGTAGGATTTTGCATCTGTGTCCTGATATTCAGCAGTAAATGCCTTTGTAAAAAAGGAATAGCCCAGGAAATCCTTTGGTATGTACTCCTCCCTGTTTGCCACCTTTGCCTTTACCGGAAATACAGTAATCATTGCAGGCGGGGCTGTCTCTTCTTTAAGTAACCCTGATACCTTTTTAGCTGTAGATGTGAGGTGTTCCCTGTCTTTTGCGCCAAGGTTATATCCAGCTACCTTCACATAGTATCTGCCCTGGTAAAAATTGAGGTATCCTTCCATGTAGGCGGCCTGCGTCCCGATATCAAGGTATTCGCATTCATATGGCCTTTCCTGGCTAAAAATGCCAAAGCTGTTGTTGACTGTCTGCTGGTCATATATCTCAACAGTGATGGTGTTTTCATCCTTATCTTTATACTGCTGGAGGTTAAGACCGTTGAAATCATACATGAGGTAAAGCTCTGCAGCACCGTTAATATATTCAAAAAGGTTATCGGGCCTGTAACTTACAACCTCATTTGATCTGGTAAAACCCGCTATATCAGGAAAATGGGATTTATTACCAGGCTTTTCCCCTGACGCGCAGGAGAGGGCCAGGGAGATGACAACGAACAACATAACTGAAAATCTTTTAATGGACATAATTACTCCGGGGTTTACAGGTTAATCATAAGACATAGGTATAACCGTAAGGATTAATATTGATAATGCTTTTAACATTTTTAAGCCCGGGATTCAATAAATAGTGATGGTCATAACTTTTATTCCGGTGAATAGACCCACCTGTAGTTGATTGGTCTCAGGTGGCTTGAATCAGGTCTTGGATGCAGAAACTCATCAATTACCTTCAGCCAGTTATAGGCCGGTTTGATCTTCCTGATCTTTCCATCCTCAGGTGGCCTTGAATATTCTGTGTAGTCATACACTGCCTCTGAGACACCCACATAATAGCCCCTGCCCGGGAAGAGATATGCATTTTTAAATCTATCTACATCCATTTTTTCCTTTGCTGCAAGGGCTGTTATATGGGCATCAGTAAGCTGAATCAGGAAAAATTTAGAGACCCCCCTCTCTGAATATTTGACCATTGTCCTTGATTCGGAACTCGATATATATATGGTGCTTATAACTGAAAGCCTCTTAAGAAGCTGTGATGCAATCAGGGCGGCTGTCCGTCTGCCCCCTGCGCTGTAGTGGGATCCATAATATTCAAACAGTTTATTCTGTATAACCCGTGCATATTCATCTCCATTTTCATATAGATTGCCCTGGATATATCTCAGGTGTTTTGCCAGGTCCTCTGCTGCATCTGTTATGGGCCAGTCTATCTTTACATGAAAATGGGTAAGGGCATACCTGTTTTTCTTTTTCACGGTCGGGTCCTGCTGAATAAGGAGGGCATAATCTATGGATGAAAGCTCCTCAATAAAATCAAGAAAGGGTTTGTTATCAAAATATTTGATATTATTATTGAAATTTTTATGCAGTATAAAATTTGGCAGATCATCCAGATTCCTTTTTATGACTTTATTTTCAGGAAAGAAGCGGATATAATTCTTTAGCGACGGGTCAACAACCCCTTCGCAGAAAATTATTATAAATGTGTTGAAGAGTTCCGACTCCTTTTCCATCTTTTTGGATTTTGGCCTTAACTCGCTTTTGTCTACAAAGCTGTATTCAACATCATTTTTCAGGTAGTTATTGAAAGAATCAATAAGCGATATCTTAATTAACCGCAGCTCAAGTGAATCTCTCATTATCTCATATAATGATCTCCTGAGTTTTTCGTAGTAATTAAGGCGTTCCCTGTAGAGCCACATAATAATTTTCTTTAAATAAGTAAATTGTGATATAAAAAACTATGCTAAAATATATTTAAATAAGGTTAATGTCAAATGAAAATAGAAAAATATGAGTTAATAATGCAAAAACAATCCTCCGTTTATACCATAAATGGGGGGAATATATGAAAAAAGTATTTCAAAAGGCAGGGGTTATCGGGGCAGGTGTTATGGGCGTTAATCTTGCTGCACTACTTGTAAACTGCGGAATTGATACCTGCCTGCTTGATCTTGTGCCCCCTGCCTCTGATGAAAATAGAGATATTGCAGATAGCGCATACAGAAACAGCGTTGTGACAAGGGGGCTGGAGCGTGCAAAAAAGCTGAATCCCCCGCCATTCCTGAAGCCGGAATATGCAGAGAATGTCAGGGTTGGCAATATTGAGGATGATATTGCCCTGTTGAGCGATGCTGATATTGTTGTTGAGGCTGTAACAGAGGATATAGCTGTAAAAAGGGGTGTTTATAAAAGGATAGAGGGGGTGCTTAAACCGGGCGCTATTGTTACATCAAATACCTCTGGTATCCCTGCATCAAGATTGTGCGAAGGGTTTTCTCCATTATTTAGAAAACATTTTTCGGTTACCCATTTTTTCAATCCCCCGAGATTAATGAAACTTGTGGAGATTATACCGGGGCCTGAAACGCTTCCTGAGGTTACAGGTATGCTGGCGGAATTCTGTGAAGGGCGACTGGGGAAGAGTGTGGTTTTTGCAGGCGATACACACAATTTTACAGCAAACCGTATTGCCATGTTTACTACCCTTAATAATGTCAGGGTTATGTTAGAGCTGGGTCTATCTTTTGAGGCCATTGATGAGCTTACCGGCACGGTTATAGGTTTTGCAAAGAGTGCTACATTAAGGACAACAGATATTGTCGGGGTTGATACGCTCATTCATGCGGCAGAAAATGTCTTTGATAATCTGCCTCTTGATGAGAGGCGTGACCTGTTTGCTGTGCCCGATTTAATCAGGCGTATGGTTGATAAGAGGTTGTTAGGGGATAAAACAGGGAGTGGCTTTTATAAAAAGGTCATTCACGATGATGGCACAAGACAGATACTTGTGCTGGATACAGAGAATATGACATACAGGGCAATGATGCCGGTCAGGTTTGACTCCCTCACGGCATCAAAAAGATTCCCTGATATTTCTTCAAGGATAATGACTCTTTATTATGCATCAGACACGGCAGGCATCTTTACCTTCAGGACAAGGAGTGATGAATTTATATATGCAGCTAACCGGATACCTGAAATAGCGGGCGACATAATTACCATTGATAATGCCCTTAAATGGGGGTTTAACCGTGAAATGGGTCCATTTGAGATGTGGGATGCAGTGGGGCCGGAACGGTCGGCAGCGCTGATGGAGGCACACGGTTACAAAATACCTTTATGGGTTAAACGCATGCTGGAAAAGGGTGTTAAAACCTTCTACACCGCTGATAATGGTAAAAGGTATCATTATGATCCTGCAACAGGCGATTACAGGGAAGATGCCAAAAAAAGATTAACCTGTGACAGAAGAAATGGTGTAATTAAGTTGATTGAGAAATTATTATAAAAATAATAGAATGCTAAATCATGATTGACAAGTAGCTAATAAATAAATATAAAAGACGATTTTTTATTTATCAAATTTTGATCAGAGGTAATAGATGAAAGAGGATATACAGAAGATTAGAAATATCGGGATCAGTGCGCACATTGATTCAGGTAAAACAACCCTCACTGAGAGGATATTATATTATACAAAGAGGATTTTCACTGTCCATGAGGTTAAGGGTAAAGATGGAGTCGGGGCTACAATGGACTCTATGGAGCTTGAAAGGGAGCGGGGTATAACCATATCTTCCGCTGCTACATACTGCGAATGGAACAGGCACAAGATCAACATTATTGATACGCCCGGCCATGTGGATTTTACCATTGAAGTTGAAAGGGCACTAAGGGTTCTGGATGGTTCCATACTCGTATTATGTGCGGTAGGCGGTGTTCAGTCACAGACCATAACCGTTGACAGGCAGATGAACAGGTACAAGGTCCCAAGGCTTGCATTCATCAATAAGTGTGACAGGTCAGGTGCAGACCCCTTCAGGGTCTTAAAACAGATGAAAGAGAAGCTTAACCTGAATGCGGTTCTCATGCAGATACCTATCGGGCTTGAGAGTGAACTTGTTGGCGTTGTGGATCTTGTTTCCATGAAGGCCATGTATTTTGAAGGCAATTTTGGTGATGACATCAGGATTGAAGATATTCCGAATGACCTCCTGGCTGAAGCGGAAAAAAGAAGAGAAGATCTGCTGGACGCTGCCTCCATGTATTCAGATGACCTTATGGAAGCTGTGCTTGAAGGCAAAGCTGACGATAATATGATTATCGATGCGATCAGAAAGGGTACGCTCGCAAGGGATTTAACGCCAGTATTTGTCGGGTCGGCTTATAAAAATGTTGGTGTTCAGGTTCTTCTGGATGGTGTAACAAGGTATCTGCCTTCACCGACTGAAGTTGAGAATAAAGCCCTTGACCTTGATGACAGCGAAAAGGAGATTGTTCTTGAATCAAATCCCGATGCCCCGCTTGTTGCCCTTGCATTTAAGCTTGAGGTTACACCCTATGGCCAGCTTACCTACCTGAGGATTTATCAGGGGTCAGTCAGTAAGGGTGATGATCTGGTTAATACAAGAGATAGAAAAAAACTCAAGGTTGGTAGACTTGCAAGGATGCATGCCGATGAGATGGAGGATATAACAATCGCCAGGGCAGGTGATATAGTTACCCTTTTCGGTGTGGACTGTTATTCCGGGGACACCTTTACAGACGGCAGCATAAGGTATTCAATGACCTCTATTTATGTGCCTGAACCGGTAATATCCCTGAGTATAACTCCCAAGGATAACAAGGCAAGGATCAACATGTCAAAGGCCCTTAACCGGTTTACCAAGGAAGACCCCACATTCAGGTGCAGGGTCGATGAAGAGTCCAGCCAGACAATCATTTCCGGTATGGGTGAACTGCATCTTGATATTTATGTGGAGAGGATGAAAAGGGAATTCAGCGCTGAGGTGGAAACAGGCATGCCGCAGGTAGCATATCGTGAGGCAATATCCACAAAGTCCGAATTCAACTATATCCACAAGAAGCAGACAGGCGGCTCAGGCCAGTACGGCAGGGTGGCGGGTTTTATGGAGCCATCTGAAAATGAGAGTTATGAGTTTGTTAACGCCATAAAGGGCGGTGTAATCCCCACAGAATACATACCGGCAATTGACAAGGGTTTTAAACAGTGTCTTCACAAAGGGCGCCTCATTGGCTTCCCGGTAATAGGCATGAAAATAACCATAAACGACGGCCAGTATCATGCTGTTGACTCATCTGAACTGGCATTTTCACAGGCTGCTGTCGGTGCATTCAACCAGGCATACAGCAAGGCAAAACCCATAATCCTTGAACCAATCATGAAAGTCTCTGTTGAGTGCCCTTCAGAATACCAGGGGAATGTAATGTCGTCTATTAACCAGAGAAGGGGCATGATTATAAGCTCAACCGAAGATGGCGTGTTTTCCACTATTGACTCCGAGGTGCCGCTCTCAGAGATGTTTGGTTATGCAACTATTTTGCGCTCTCTCACCCAGGGAAAGGCTGAGTTTACAATGGAATTCAGCCGGTATTCAAAGGTGCCTGAGGCAATATCAGAGGATCTTAAAAAACAGTATGCCGAAAAGGCAAGAGGAGGGAAATAATTATGAATGATTTTATTAAGGTCAGTCCTTTAAAACTGCTTGAGATGTCTTCTGGTGACGGTCTTGGCAAGGGGAACCTTGGTGTCCTGATGGCCAGGGCCGGTGTAGGCAAA
This genomic stretch from Desulfatiglans sp. harbors:
- a CDS encoding HNH endonuclease, which gives rise to MDQVLLLSISYEPIKVIDWKRAVTMLFLGKVEVIEEYHTNIRSVSFTVKLPSVVRLLNSVKRNNKPVKFSRQNIYARDRYRCQYCGEKFQAEELTYDHVLPKSRGGRTEWANIVTCCIGCNRKKGGRTPGEASMRLMKKPVMPSWVPAIRITIGFRHIPNTWREYLYWNVELVE
- a CDS encoding response regulator, coding for MLLDDSILNDLAILVVDDEPDIIETIEDELYMCFLHKANDFETACEYLSKYNYDIVILDIMGVNGFELLKKSVSKGLPTVMLTAHALTPDALKKSIQLGAVFFLPKETLPELRFFLEELVENKFMPSWMTFFERLGVYFNKYFGPNWKEKDQFFREFEESIKISESTKSEEDI
- a CDS encoding elongation factor G, whose protein sequence is MKEDIQKIRNIGISAHIDSGKTTLTERILYYTKRIFTVHEVKGKDGVGATMDSMELERERGITISSAATYCEWNRHKINIIDTPGHVDFTIEVERALRVLDGSILVLCAVGGVQSQTITVDRQMNRYKVPRLAFINKCDRSGADPFRVLKQMKEKLNLNAVLMQIPIGLESELVGVVDLVSMKAMYFEGNFGDDIRIEDIPNDLLAEAEKRREDLLDAASMYSDDLMEAVLEGKADDNMIIDAIRKGTLARDLTPVFVGSAYKNVGVQVLLDGVTRYLPSPTEVENKALDLDDSEKEIVLESNPDAPLVALAFKLEVTPYGQLTYLRIYQGSVSKGDDLVNTRDRKKLKVGRLARMHADEMEDITIARAGDIVTLFGVDCYSGDTFTDGSIRYSMTSIYVPEPVISLSITPKDNKARINMSKALNRFTKEDPTFRCRVDEESSQTIISGMGELHLDIYVERMKREFSAEVETGMPQVAYREAISTKSEFNYIHKKQTGGSGQYGRVAGFMEPSENESYEFVNAIKGGVIPTEYIPAIDKGFKQCLHKGRLIGFPVIGMKITINDGQYHAVDSSELAFSQAAVGAFNQAYSKAKPIILEPIMKVSVECPSEYQGNVMSSINQRRGMIISSTEDGVFSTIDSEVPLSEMFGYATILRSLTQGKAEFTMEFSRYSKVPEAISEDLKKQYAEKARGGK